In Flavobacterium sp. 83, the genomic window CGGAATTCCTATGGCTACGGATATTGCCTTTGCCATTGGTATTTTATCTTTATTAGGAAATCGCGTTCCTACATCGCTTAAAGTATTCTTGACAGCACTTGCCGTAATTGATGATTTGGGCGCTATAATTGTCATTGCCATATTCTACACTTCAACAATTGCTTTTGTCAATTTATTTATAGCCTTAGGGATTCTTGGCGGATTATTTATTCTGAATCGTATGAAGGTTCATAATTTATTCCCGTACTTAATTGGTGGTATTTTCATGTGGTATTTCATGCTTAATTCTGGAGTGCATGCCACAATTACCGGAGTTTTATTGGCTTTTTTGATTCCGTTTGGTGATGGAGGAAAAAAAACATCATCGTATAAAATTCAGCATTTTTTACACAAACCTGTAGCCTTTTTTATCTTGCCTTTATTTGCAATAGCGAATACGTGTATTGCAATAGATTCTAACTGGCACGAAGGACTGAATCATCCTAACACAATAGGAATTATTGCAGGACTTGTGATTGGAAAACCACTCGGAATTTGGCTATTCTCGTTTTTAGGCGTTACGCTGGGCATTTGTGTTTTGCCCAAAGATTTACAATGGAAAACTCTTATTGGCGCAGGAATGTTGGGCGGAATTGGTTTCACCATGTCCATATTTATAACATTGCTTGCGTTTAAAAATGACGGCGAAGAAGTAATTACCTATTCTAAAATTGCGATTCTGATTGCTTCCTTTATAGCCGGAACAGCTGGTTTTCTTTGGTTAAAGTACACATTGAAAACCCCAATCAAAAAAATAAAGACCAAATCAATAGTTTAATTGATTTGTCCCTTAAAAAAAGGGTGTTTAGCTTAAAGCTAAACACCCTTTTTTACTTGATTGTTTTTTTTACTAAAAAATGTAGCCAATTCCCACATGCACATAGGGAATATATTGATTTCTATTATAGGCGCCATCTACATTTTGAACATTCCCATTAACCGAATTCTCTTTCAAATACACCACGCGATACCCAAATCCCACAGCGGTTTCATAAGTAAAATGAGTCCCTATTTGACGTTTCAACCCCCAGGTAGGAACAAGTGCTAAATCAGCTGTTTTAGTTACATTATCCGCTAAATTTATTACAAACCAATCCGGATGATAACTTGTTTTAATAGAGAAATAATTTCCGCTATTATTGGTAGTGTTTTTACCTTTTGAATTCCTTTTTTCCAGATTATAATAATATCTTGGTTCTAATGTTAGCACCGGTTGCAAAATAAAACCGGCTCCATCATAATGATCTCCAACCGTAAAATCTTTCTCAAGGCCAATCTCGCTTCTTAACGCGATAGTATTTGATAATTTACTCTCATTATTGAACCAAATTCCTGCGTGTACCCCAAAACCGGTTTGTACTCCAAAAATTGATTTTTCAACACTTACTTCTTGAGCGTTTGCGTTTAGATTGAATGCCAGAATTAGGAATGCTATTACTTTTTTCATTTAAAGGATGCAAATTAATTATTTAGTAGTTATTTATTTTCTGTTTTTAAAATAGATTTCGTTTACTTATTAGCCCAATAATCAAACACCGTGACTTTCTCAGGAGCTGGATTCAACAACGCCACAAAAGCTTTGTGATCCGGATGAATAAGATAAGCATCTCGATCACTTTCGCTGGTGAATGTAAGTATAAAGCAATGTGTTAAACCATTGTTCAAGTTTTCTGGGCTGTTATTGGTTCCCCATTCCAATGATTTAATGGTTGGGATTTTATGCTTCAAATCATTCAAAGCGGTCACTACTTTAGTAATATATGCGGCATCCGTTCCTTCTTTCCATCCAAACATCACTACATGTCGCAACACCGGTTTGTGTTTCTCTTGTTGGGCATTTACGGTATAGGTAGAAAGTAAAATAAGGGTTAGTAACAATAGTTTTTTCATGGTAGTTTTTTTTGAAATATACGAATTATTTAAATTAAATCCGCAGGGAAGCTAACGCTATTGTAAATTGCTACTTGCTTTATTTTATTCTTATTGTGGGCTCAAAGTCAGAGACATTTGCGCAGCATACAGGGTGAAGAGAAAAAAAAGCATAATTGCCTTATATTGCTTTAGATAATTCACTAACAATTCTATCTTCTGTAGGTCTTAAAAATACAAGATATACTATTATCAAAATTCCAAGTAGCAATAAATTTTGTTTTAAAAACAAAATAAGTAATGCTGAAGCTTCAAGAATGGCCCACCGAATAATTGAAGCTGTCTGATAAATAGGCAGATTCTCTTCGGTTTTTAGTTTTGGGTCGGCTTGT contains:
- the nhaA gene encoding Na+/H+ antiporter NhaA, which gives rise to MKLTKTFKAFFESEKAGGLLLLFVTILSLCLANSPFQTEYIAFWETQLGHHSITHWINDGLMTIFFLLIGLELEREIYHGELSSIKNAALPIFGALGGMLLPAGIFLALNFGTLTQNGAGIPMATDIAFAIGILSLLGNRVPTSLKVFLTALAVIDDLGAIIVIAIFYTSTIAFVNLFIALGILGGLFILNRMKVHNLFPYLIGGIFMWYFMLNSGVHATITGVLLAFLIPFGDGGKKTSSYKIQHFLHKPVAFFILPLFAIANTCIAIDSNWHEGLNHPNTIGIIAGLVIGKPLGIWLFSFLGVTLGICVLPKDLQWKTLIGAGMLGGIGFTMSIFITLLAFKNDGEEVITYSKIAILIASFIAGTAGFLWLKYTLKTPIKKIKTKSIV
- a CDS encoding Dabb family protein; translation: MKKLLLLTLILLSTYTVNAQQEKHKPVLRHVVMFGWKEGTDAAYITKVVTALNDLKHKIPTIKSLEWGTNNSPENLNNGLTHCFILTFTSESDRDAYLIHPDHKAFVALLNPAPEKVTVFDYWANK